A window of Chitinophaga sp. MM2321 contains these coding sequences:
- a CDS encoding formylglycine-generating enzyme family protein, producing the protein MMTKFFYLSIILLPVLGGCIGNLAERNVSATADTVSSQGKSNSAEGSVPSDTLSMVWIPAGSFRMGADDPAFLDTRPVHTVVLEGFWMDEHEVTNGEFEKFVNATNYITVAERPLNPADFPGVPIESLVEGSVVFVPPSQAVSLDDPLQWWQYIHGASWRHPEGPGSTINGQQNNPVVHVCYEDAMAYAKWAGKRLPTEAEWEYAAQGGNQDQKYYWGSVLKPGGVWMANIYQGNFPDKNTGEDGFIGVAPVKSFPPNGYGLYDMDGNVWEWCNDYYRPDYYKNSPVKSPQGPSDSYDPDEPDAIKRVQRGGSFLCSDQYCIRYKPGSRGKGEVSSGSNNLGFRCVKEGLPPSGK; encoded by the coding sequence ATGATGACGAAATTTTTTTATCTCTCTATAATACTGTTACCGGTACTTGGCGGTTGTATCGGAAACCTTGCAGAGCGAAATGTAAGTGCAACAGCTGATACCGTTTCTTCACAGGGGAAATCTAACAGCGCTGAAGGTTCGGTGCCTTCAGATACTTTATCTATGGTTTGGATTCCGGCTGGATCATTCCGAATGGGCGCGGACGATCCTGCTTTTTTGGATACGAGGCCGGTTCATACGGTGGTGTTGGAAGGTTTTTGGATGGATGAACATGAAGTAACGAATGGTGAATTTGAAAAATTTGTGAACGCAACAAATTATATCACGGTAGCAGAGAGACCTTTGAATCCTGCTGACTTTCCAGGTGTGCCGATTGAAAGCCTGGTGGAAGGTTCGGTTGTATTTGTCCCGCCTTCTCAGGCCGTTTCCCTTGATGATCCGTTGCAATGGTGGCAGTATATACACGGGGCAAGTTGGAGGCACCCAGAAGGGCCGGGTAGCACCATTAACGGTCAACAAAACAATCCTGTTGTACATGTATGCTATGAAGATGCCATGGCTTACGCTAAATGGGCGGGCAAGCGTCTCCCTACGGAGGCGGAATGGGAATATGCAGCTCAAGGTGGAAATCAGGATCAGAAATACTATTGGGGTTCCGTGTTAAAGCCAGGTGGAGTATGGATGGCTAATATTTACCAGGGAAACTTTCCTGATAAGAATACAGGAGAGGACGGTTTTATCGGGGTTGCCCCGGTAAAATCTTTTCCGCCAAACGGATATGGATTGTATGATATGGACGGTAATGTATGGGAGTGGTGCAACGATTACTATAGGCCCGATTATTATAAGAATAGTCCGGTAAAAAGCCCGCAAGGACCATCAGACAGCTATGATCCTGATGAGCCCGATGCCATCAAACGTGTGCAGCGGGGTGGTTCCTTTCTTTGCAGCGACCAGTACTGTATCCGTTATAAACCAGGCAGCAGAGGTAAAGGGGAAGTGAGTAGCGGTTCCAATAACTTAGGTTTCCGGTGTGTGAAAGAGGGTCTTCCTCCTTCTGGAAAATAA
- a CDS encoding FecR family protein, translated as MLVAGYKAVDNIRMLLGVQPAKFYFSSTPPNAVRYVLSYIRIVVRRKQFLILTCFMAVSRLEYLFNCYVHRSCTIEEEKAFMELLDRSENEAEIRTLVKEFVETADTEVHMDNHVAASILQNILQKDKSRLVPVKGGKAILRPWMQVAAAALLLIAGGILWSTLQKDKNEAGTNIASITESNSSVGPGGDHALLTMADGSTVVLDSVQNGSFGEGSAKVTKQNGVLIYTAPASTAAVAPVSFNTLATPRGGEFKVVLPDGSKVWLNAASSLRFPTVFAGRKREVELTGEAYFEIAKNKEKPFQVKVGDMSINVLGTHFNVNAYMDDDAIKTSLIEGSVKITKGKISDLLKPGEQAVLRKKSDRAEIRAVNMDEVVAWKNGLFEFDGVDISIIMSQISRWYDVDVVYTGKVPEHVFEGKISRDAQLSDVLKILELSNVKFTVEGKTIFVH; from the coding sequence ATGTTGGTGGCAGGATATAAGGCAGTGGACAACATAAGAATGCTACTTGGAGTTCAGCCTGCGAAATTTTATTTTTCTTCCACCCCACCCAACGCGGTACGATACGTACTCTCCTATATAAGGATAGTTGTTAGAAGAAAACAATTTTTAATATTAACCTGCTTTATGGCTGTATCACGTTTAGAATATCTGTTCAACTGTTATGTTCATCGTAGTTGCACCATTGAAGAGGAGAAGGCGTTTATGGAATTATTGGACCGGTCTGAAAATGAAGCTGAAATCCGGACATTGGTAAAGGAATTTGTAGAAACTGCTGACACTGAAGTACATATGGATAATCATGTGGCAGCTTCTATTTTACAAAATATCCTGCAAAAGGATAAAAGCCGCCTGGTTCCCGTTAAAGGGGGAAAAGCCATTTTGAGGCCATGGATGCAGGTGGCGGCAGCAGCTTTGCTGTTAATTGCAGGAGGCATTTTATGGAGTACGCTACAAAAAGATAAAAATGAAGCCGGAACTAATATTGCTTCAATAACTGAAAGCAATTCATCGGTTGGGCCGGGAGGGGATCACGCGTTACTCACAATGGCCGATGGCAGTACTGTTGTATTGGATAGCGTTCAAAACGGGAGTTTCGGGGAAGGAAGTGCAAAAGTTACCAAACAGAATGGTGTATTAATTTATACTGCACCTGCGTCGACTGCTGCTGTCGCGCCGGTTTCTTTTAATACGCTTGCAACGCCCCGTGGCGGAGAGTTCAAAGTGGTATTACCTGACGGTAGCAAGGTTTGGTTGAATGCAGCGTCCTCATTACGTTTCCCCACCGTTTTTGCCGGTCGTAAACGGGAGGTGGAGTTAACAGGAGAGGCGTACTTTGAAATCGCGAAAAATAAAGAAAAGCCGTTCCAGGTAAAGGTAGGCGATATGTCGATAAATGTGTTGGGCACGCATTTCAACGTCAATGCTTATATGGACGACGATGCCATAAAAACGAGCCTGATCGAGGGAAGCGTAAAAATAACCAAAGGCAAAATATCTGATTTATTGAAACCGGGTGAGCAGGCAGTCCTGCGTAAGAAAAGCGATAGGGCGGAAATAAGAGCGGTTAATATGGACGAAGTGGTCGCATGGAAGAATGGATTGTTCGAGTTTGACGGAGTGGATATTTCAATTATCATGAGCCAGATCAGCCGCTGGTATGATGTAGATGTAGTTTATACCGGTAAAGTACCGGAACATGTGTTTGAAGGAAAAATAAGCAGAGATGCGCAATTGTCAGATGTGTTAAAAATATTAGAACTGAGCAATGTTAAATTTACAGTAGAAGGTAAAACTATATTTGTACACTAG
- a CDS encoding ROK family transcriptional regulator, translating into MARSNSFLSELSNEEISGVAYKNLQLKKGILSYFANQGSTTIADLSKTLNISSPKIAELINELIEAELVKDHGKTESAIGRRPNLYGLESDSLFFLGVEVKNNHINIGLLNFQKDLVRFQEKIPYELNNTAASLDQLCHLINKFIKELKGSSKKIFGICINLSGRINYKTGYSYSYFYFNEEPLTKIFEGKLGIKTYIENDSRAMAYGEFCSGVVKDEKDVIFINVDYGIALGVMINGELYYGKSGFAGEFGHIPFFNNEIICHCGKKGCLETETSGKALVKEFKRRLSHGATSIVSKNIPDINDVTMEDILEAANNDDTLAIELIAEIGEKLGKGIAILINLYNPELIILGGALSSTGECIFLPLRSAINKYSLSLVNNDTLYKLSKLGNKAGVIGASMLARNKLFNI; encoded by the coding sequence ATGGCAAGAAGCAATTCATTTCTTAGTGAGCTATCCAACGAGGAAATTTCCGGTGTAGCCTATAAGAACCTGCAGTTAAAAAAAGGGATCCTCTCCTATTTTGCCAACCAGGGCAGTACCACTATTGCTGACCTGAGCAAGACCCTAAATATCAGTTCACCTAAAATAGCCGAGCTTATCAACGAATTGATAGAGGCCGAACTGGTAAAGGATCACGGCAAAACGGAATCCGCTATAGGACGCCGGCCCAACTTATACGGACTGGAATCCGATTCCCTGTTTTTCCTCGGCGTGGAAGTAAAAAACAATCATATCAATATAGGGCTCCTTAACTTCCAGAAAGACCTGGTCAGGTTTCAGGAAAAAATCCCCTATGAACTTAACAACACGGCCGCCTCACTGGATCAACTATGCCATCTCATTAATAAATTTATTAAGGAACTAAAAGGGTCGTCCAAAAAAATATTCGGGATCTGTATCAACCTTTCCGGCCGTATCAACTATAAAACCGGCTACAGCTACAGCTACTTCTATTTTAATGAGGAACCCCTCACAAAGATCTTCGAAGGAAAACTGGGGATAAAAACCTATATAGAAAATGACTCCCGGGCAATGGCCTATGGCGAATTTTGTAGTGGCGTTGTAAAGGACGAAAAAGATGTGATCTTCATCAATGTCGATTACGGGATAGCCCTTGGCGTTATGATCAACGGAGAACTCTACTATGGAAAATCAGGATTTGCCGGTGAGTTCGGACACATCCCTTTTTTCAATAACGAAATCATTTGTCATTGCGGCAAGAAAGGCTGCCTGGAAACAGAAACATCCGGAAAGGCACTTGTCAAAGAATTTAAGCGGCGACTCAGTCACGGCGCCACGTCTATCGTATCCAAAAACATCCCTGATATCAACGACGTAACCATGGAAGATATTCTGGAAGCCGCCAACAACGATGATACACTCGCTATAGAATTAATTGCGGAAATAGGGGAGAAACTAGGGAAAGGGATTGCGATCCTGATCAACCTCTACAATCCGGAGCTGATCATCCTCGGAGGCGCCTTATCTTCCACCGGAGAGTGTATCTTTCTTCCCCTCAGAAGCGCTATCAATAAATATTCACTCAGCCTGGTCAATAATGACACCTTGTATAAGTTATCCAAACTGGGTAATAAAGCGGGTGTAATAGGCGCTTCTATGCTGGCGCGCAATAAATTATTTAATATATAA
- a CDS encoding glycosyl hydrolase family 28 protein, translating into MKKMFLFLFCCLFVASSIQSQTNALLIVNVPANEGGLVTAKIQQSIDSCAAAGGGVVRFLKGRYLTGALQLKSNVTLRLEKGSVLQGSNNYLDYGKGEWSNSLISGDNLVNIRIEGEGLIDGSDCFNPKGENSFRGPHGIRLTNCSNIVIQGITIINAANWTINCRNCSDATIKQVSIRGGYDGLHTRFCKNFTVSGCDFRTGDDAFAGNDNIDFLVYDCKINTSSNAFRFGCLNFTVKNCSIWGPGEYPHRVSQRTEMLAAFVHFSPKDDHSKQPSGNWLIKDVTINHGDCLYYYNYENGLWQNGQPVTNIVFENIKATEMLRSFSINGDQNKSLRMTIRNANFSFREGAKNYELIFEGNRKTVSSAFFHVMNFDSLALRNVTFEHYFKSPVLHLVAGNSVRLDSINYFPDVISQPVKLENVVTSFSN; encoded by the coding sequence ATGAAGAAGATGTTTTTATTTTTATTTTGCTGCCTGTTTGTGGCTTCTTCAATACAATCGCAAACCAACGCCCTGTTAATTGTTAATGTACCAGCTAATGAAGGCGGCCTGGTAACCGCAAAAATACAGCAGTCTATTGACTCCTGTGCAGCTGCAGGGGGAGGAGTTGTCCGTTTTTTGAAGGGCAGATATTTAACCGGGGCATTACAACTAAAGAGTAATGTTACGTTACGGTTAGAAAAAGGATCGGTGTTGCAGGGTAGTAATAATTATCTCGACTATGGCAAAGGAGAATGGAGTAATAGTCTGATTTCGGGAGACAACCTGGTTAATATCAGGATTGAGGGAGAAGGACTTATTGATGGATCCGATTGCTTCAATCCCAAAGGAGAGAACAGTTTCCGTGGACCCCATGGTATAAGACTTACAAACTGTAGCAATATTGTTATTCAGGGGATAACCATCATCAATGCAGCAAACTGGACGATAAATTGCAGAAATTGTAGTGACGCAACGATTAAGCAGGTTTCAATAAGAGGTGGATATGATGGGCTTCATACAAGGTTTTGTAAAAATTTTACAGTTTCGGGATGTGATTTTCGAACCGGAGACGATGCATTTGCTGGAAATGATAACATTGATTTTTTGGTGTACGACTGCAAAATCAATACTTCATCCAACGCTTTCAGATTTGGGTGCTTGAATTTTACAGTTAAAAATTGCTCGATATGGGGCCCGGGTGAGTATCCACACCGGGTTAGTCAGAGAACAGAAATGCTGGCTGCTTTTGTGCATTTTTCGCCAAAAGATGATCATTCAAAACAGCCAAGCGGCAACTGGCTTATTAAAGACGTGACGATTAACCACGGAGATTGTCTTTATTATTATAATTATGAAAATGGGCTGTGGCAAAACGGACAACCTGTCACCAACATCGTTTTTGAGAATATAAAGGCTACAGAGATGCTGCGGTCTTTCAGCATTAATGGTGACCAAAATAAAAGTCTGCGGATGACTATTCGAAACGCAAACTTTTCATTCCGGGAGGGAGCAAAGAATTATGAATTAATTTTTGAAGGTAATAGAAAAACCGTTTCGTCCGCTTTCTTCCATGTAATGAATTTTGATAGTCTTGCATTGCGTAATGTCACATTTGAACACTATTTCAAATCCCCGGTATTGCATTTAGTGGCTGGTAATAGTGTTCGGCTTGATAGTATCAACTATTTTCCGGATGTTATATCACAGCCGGTAAAGTTAGAAAATGTGGTTACATCATTTAGCAATTAA
- a CDS encoding sulfatase-like hydrolase/transferase, producing MHFCPTKKKPNILVILTDDLGYHDVSYYGTPDIRTPNIDNLCKAGIRFDNFYANSPVCSPTRAALLSGRYPEMVGVPGLVRYRADDNFGFLMPDAMLLPKLLKQEHYHTAIIGKWNLGLETPNTPNEKGFDFFHGFLDDMMEDYSTHLRHGKNFMRENQQVVNPKGHATDIFTEWAVDYIHKQSKSQDPFFLYLAYNAPHTPIQPPAEWLAKVKVREPHISEKRAKLVALIEHLDDGVGKVIQALKERGLYENTLIVFLSDNGGELSVEANNGALRGGKGSMYEGGIRVPAFLVWANEIKAGAVSTQLALTMDIYPTISEITGASINHSIDGQSLLPILKKPSEKLAERPVFFIRREGNRQYGGQTIQAVIADNWKLLQNTPYGPYELYHLSDDPLEKHNLITSQVDQHRSLQHLLMKQIQKGGSVPWQKTEND from the coding sequence TTGCACTTTTGCCCAACAAAAAAAAAGCCTAACATCCTCGTTATCTTAACTGACGACCTGGGGTACCATGATGTTTCGTATTACGGAACACCGGATATCCGAACACCGAATATTGACAATCTTTGTAAAGCAGGGATCCGTTTCGATAATTTTTATGCGAATTCCCCCGTGTGTTCCCCCACCAGAGCCGCTTTGTTAAGTGGTCGTTACCCGGAAATGGTGGGTGTTCCCGGGTTGGTGAGATACAGGGCGGATGATAATTTTGGATTTCTTATGCCGGATGCCATGCTGCTCCCTAAACTATTAAAGCAGGAGCACTACCACACGGCGATCATCGGTAAATGGAATTTAGGGCTTGAAACGCCTAATACGCCTAATGAAAAGGGGTTTGATTTTTTTCATGGATTTCTGGATGATATGATGGAAGATTACTCGACCCATCTTCGTCATGGGAAAAATTTCATGCGTGAAAATCAGCAGGTGGTAAATCCAAAGGGGCATGCTACTGATATCTTCACGGAATGGGCGGTTGATTATATTCATAAACAAAGTAAAAGTCAGGATCCTTTTTTCCTATACCTGGCGTATAACGCCCCACATACTCCCATACAGCCTCCGGCTGAATGGCTGGCAAAAGTAAAAGTACGAGAGCCGCATATATCCGAAAAAAGGGCGAAACTGGTTGCTTTGATTGAGCATTTGGATGATGGGGTAGGGAAAGTTATCCAGGCCTTAAAAGAGCGGGGATTATATGAAAATACCTTGATTGTTTTTTTAAGTGATAATGGTGGGGAATTGTCTGTGGAAGCGAACAACGGCGCATTAAGAGGAGGAAAAGGTAGTATGTATGAAGGTGGTATCAGGGTGCCTGCATTTCTTGTTTGGGCAAACGAAATAAAAGCAGGTGCTGTGAGCACACAGCTGGCACTTACAATGGATATCTATCCTACCATCAGCGAAATTACCGGCGCCAGCATCAACCACAGCATTGATGGACAGAGCCTGCTTCCGATACTGAAAAAGCCTTCTGAAAAACTTGCCGAACGTCCGGTTTTTTTTATTCGCAGAGAAGGAAACCGCCAATATGGTGGGCAAACCATACAAGCGGTTATTGCTGATAATTGGAAACTGCTCCAAAATACCCCGTACGGTCCTTATGAACTTTATCATCTTTCAGACGATCCATTGGAAAAACACAATCTTATCACTTCTCAGGTTGATCAACACAGATCGTTACAGCACCTGCTGATGAAACAAATCCAAAAAGGAGGAAGTGTTCCCTGGCAAAAAACTGAAAATGATTAG
- a CDS encoding sulfatase, producing the protein MKKHSKYGLTFINVIVLLFVNACFVVAQNAVVKQVGGSLKLAKASEGKPRNVVFILTDDHRYDALGFLKAQSFIKTPNLDRLAQGGAYLPNAFVTTSLCSPSRASILTGLYAHKHQVVDNNNPVSKDLVFYSQYLQQVGYETAMIGKWHMGGNFDDPQRGFDYWVSFKGQGSYLPEKNGFNVNGKHVVQKGYITDELTDYALDFLKHHKKNKPFMLYLSHKGVHAGFIPADRDKDMFKDYSFQPPFTMEIGTHQGAPMWLQNQRNSWHGVEFPYHSSLNIGEYYKQYAETLYGVDRSVGRVMDYLKEQGLLESTLIIYMGDNGFQFGEHGLIDKRTAYEASMRVPMLAYCPELIKPGTVVTEVVANIDIAPTILNVAGLKAPDYMDGKSFLPFLKGEQQPWRDGLLYEYYWERNFPQTPTIHALRGNRYKYIHYTGIWDTDELYDLQTDPLEAKNLIHDKEHQKIVNQMNKELFEQLKNSGGMYIPLYPDAGSQQNLRNEYGSPSASFPSEIKRGEDASPSSNKQSK; encoded by the coding sequence ATGAAAAAACATTCAAAATATGGACTGACTTTTATAAACGTCATTGTTTTGCTGTTTGTTAACGCTTGTTTTGTTGTAGCCCAGAACGCCGTAGTGAAACAGGTGGGTGGTTCATTAAAGCTCGCTAAGGCTTCGGAAGGTAAGCCCCGGAACGTTGTCTTTATACTAACAGATGATCATCGTTATGATGCTTTGGGATTTTTGAAGGCACAATCTTTTATTAAGACGCCGAATCTGGATCGGCTTGCACAGGGAGGGGCTTATTTGCCTAATGCTTTCGTGACCACTTCTTTGTGCTCACCTTCGCGGGCTTCTATTCTTACAGGACTTTATGCGCACAAACATCAGGTGGTGGATAATAATAATCCGGTATCAAAGGATTTGGTTTTTTATTCGCAGTACCTGCAGCAGGTTGGCTATGAAACAGCCATGATCGGTAAATGGCATATGGGAGGCAATTTTGACGATCCACAGAGAGGCTTTGATTATTGGGTTTCTTTTAAAGGACAGGGATCGTATTTGCCCGAAAAGAATGGGTTTAACGTGAATGGAAAGCATGTGGTACAGAAAGGATATATTACGGACGAGCTAACGGATTATGCGCTGGATTTCCTTAAGCACCATAAAAAGAATAAACCTTTTATGTTGTATCTGTCGCATAAGGGCGTACACGCTGGTTTTATTCCGGCTGATCGCGACAAAGACATGTTTAAAGATTATAGTTTTCAACCACCTTTTACGATGGAGATCGGAACACACCAGGGAGCCCCGATGTGGTTGCAAAATCAAAGAAATTCCTGGCATGGTGTTGAGTTCCCGTATCATAGCAGTTTGAATATCGGAGAATATTATAAACAATACGCGGAAACCCTTTACGGCGTGGATCGATCTGTAGGACGTGTAATGGATTACCTGAAAGAACAGGGTTTGTTGGAGTCCACCTTGATTATTTATATGGGTGATAATGGTTTTCAATTCGGAGAACACGGTCTTATTGATAAGCGAACCGCCTACGAAGCCTCGATGCGGGTTCCAATGCTGGCTTATTGTCCGGAATTAATTAAACCGGGTACCGTTGTAACAGAAGTGGTTGCTAACATTGACATAGCGCCGACTATTTTGAATGTGGCGGGGCTGAAAGCACCGGATTATATGGATGGGAAGAGTTTTTTACCGTTTCTAAAAGGTGAGCAGCAGCCCTGGAGGGACGGATTGCTGTATGAATATTACTGGGAGCGTAATTTCCCGCAGACGCCTACTATACACGCACTAAGAGGAAATCGTTATAAGTATATTCATTATACAGGAATATGGGATACCGACGAACTTTATGATTTACAGACGGATCCCCTTGAGGCTAAAAATCTGATTCATGATAAAGAGCACCAGAAAATTGTCAATCAAATGAATAAAGAGCTTTTTGAACAATTGAAAAACTCCGGTGGAATGTATATTCCGCTATACCCGGATGCTGGGTCGCAGCAAAATTTGAGGAACGAGTACGGCTCGCCTTCCGCTTCGTTCCCTTCTGAAATAAAGCGTGGTGAAGATGCTTCTCCTTCTTCAAATAAGCAAAGCAAATAA